The following coding sequences lie in one Helicoverpa zea isolate HzStark_Cry1AcR chromosome 14, ilHelZeax1.1, whole genome shotgun sequence genomic window:
- the LOC124636599 gene encoding uncharacterized protein LOC124636599, which yields MWRAILLVWLASPTLGQQIFPNRVSSVSTICNKASMTVHLEMAQPFKGLVFSKDFSRECRVQGNHQNKITLNLPSNACGVRTSTMNTTVEEPDDEEDLYYNVELVVQMDKQLQQSSDQELLVRCKLQPRAVRINSSALETVINNKLREMTTREAKKTRTGRNRQGFANAAEIEQREWLMAAARAWMELAPAVSAAEPATVEVGQPTRLLIQCTLPVGVGLRVTNCVAHDGLGEASQKLLDEAGCPIDETIFNKPSIHHHKHKSAEIDFSDLEPVNLQKNIDQKTNIKLEKADPDNMFKNIMTYQHAITTFAAFKFPDRAKLHLTCGIELCKGQCPPVDCKALQKPQQTRDGLLRKARLDKDAKGIVIDRLEVYNSIEVHAPNIELEDEASIRGSRRIESEEDEFVRGFSPGDKTICLSPGKMALAFCVLGLIFLCAIAVAFISLVRARRRLGREPLHTSLSFYTGSKSMFSSSESSSSGLSGSKLLLTDSPYLDHHSSSSNNWPYSRAF from the exons ATGTGGCGTGCGATACTGCTGGTATGGCTGGCATCACCCACCCTAGGGCAACAGATTTTCCCAAATAGGGTGTCCAGCGTATCCACAATCTGCAACAAGGCATCGATGACTGTACACTTAGAGATGGCACAGCCATTTAAAGGCCTTGTCTTCAGTAAAGACTTTTCGAGGGAGTGTCGTGTTCAAg GGAACCATCAGAACAAGATTACTCTAAATCTACCATCGAACGCGTGCGGCGTGAGAACTTCGACCATGAACACTACAGTTGAGGAGCCCGATGATGAAGAGGATTTGTACTACAACGTCGAGCTGGTCGTGCAAATGGACAAACAACTGCAGCAGTCTTCAGATCAAGAACTGCTTGTTAG ATGTAAATTGCAACCTCGAGCGGTACGCATCAACAGCTCAGCCTTAGAGACggttataaacaataaattacgcGAAATGACTACCAGGGAGGCGAAGAAAACGAG AACTGGCCGCAACCGTCAAGGGTTCGCAAATGCGGCAGAAATAGAACAACGAGAGTGGCTGATGGCGGCCGCACGAGCCTGGATGGAGCTCGCACCTGCCGTGTCTGCTGCAGAACCTGCTACCGTTGAAGTCGGACAACCCACAAGATTGCTTATACAGTGCACATTGCCTG TGGGCGTAGGACTCCGTGTGACAAATTGCGTCGCCCACGACGGCTTAGGAGAAGCATCCCAAAAATTACTGGACGAGGCTGGCTGTCCTATCGATGAGACGATTTTCAACAAACCATCAATCCACCATCACAAACACAAAAGCGCCGAAATAGACTTCTCAGACTTGGAACCTGTTAACCTACAGAAAAATATTGATCAGAAAACCAACATCAAACTGGAAAAAGCAGACCCTGACaacatgtttaaaaatattatgacataTCAACATGCTATTACTACATTTGCTGCTTTCAAATTCCCTGATAGAGCTAAGCTACATCTGACATGTGGTATCGAGCTGTGTAAGGGACAGTGCCCACCGGTGGATTGCAAAGCCTTGCAAAAACCACAGCAAACCAGAGATGGATTGCTTAGAAAGGCTCGACTAGATAAAGATGCTAAAGGCATAGTAATTGACCGATTGGAGGTATACAACAGTATAGAAGTACATGCACCTAACATTGAATTAGAAGATGAAGCATCCATAAGAG GATCAAGAAGAATTGAATCAGAAGAAGATGAATTTGTCAGAGGCTTTTCACCCGGAGACAAGACTATCTGCTTATCACCAGGAAAAATGGCACTCGCTTTTTGCGTTCTAGGGCTGATATTCCTGTGTGCAATCGCCGTGGCTTTCATTTCATTAGTGAGAGCTAGACGCCGCCTGGGCAGAGAGCCTTTGCATACGTCTCTGTCCTTCTACACAGGAAGCAAGAGCATGTTTTCTTCAAGCGAGAGTTCGAGTTCTGGCCTTAGCGGGAGTAAACTTCTTCTAACTGACAGTCCATATCTAGACCACCACTCATCGTCCAGCAACAACTGGCCATATTCTAGAGCTTTTTGA